Below is a genomic region from Polypterus senegalus isolate Bchr_013 chromosome 13, ASM1683550v1, whole genome shotgun sequence.
acagggagaacatggaaactacatgctgggaggacccaggacaagAAACCCTGGACTgcttaatgtgaggcagcagtgctgccaacATGCCACCCTCAAAATGCATTATGTAAAACATGAACATTTAATGTTTTACACTTGTGTAAAACCTATGTacagttcataattttaaacaattaaaatacacaaattgAATTTGTACAGGTACAGTCACACACTGCAAACAAAGCCCTTCCTGGGATTGACAGACACCTTCAGGAATGGTTTCTACATACAAATTTGGTTTCAGGCCTGCTATGATATTGGGCTGTTAGCTACCCTTTACTTCTTTTGGGTATTTCTCCTTGCAGGACTTCATTGTGACAGTGGTATTCACTTTCATGTGGCTTGTGAGCTCTGCTGCTTGGGCCAAGGGCTTGTCTGATGTGAAGATGGCTACAGACCCAGAGCGCAACATTGATATGATTGAGGCTTGCAAgattacagaaaataaatgtgagGAGGTGCAAGATCCGGTCATGTCTGGGCTCAACACATCTGTGGTGAGTTTAGTGTTGGATGCTAAAAAAAGCGTTATCAATTCATTACCTTTACCTGCTTATTCCACTGCAGCATCATGGGGAATCACACACAGATGGAACATGTCTATTTCTCGGTACAAATATGTAAACACCCACTGTCACTTATCTGAagtcagtttagagtcaccagtcaataaaaaaattttttgggaagtGTGAGGAAAccaaaggaactggagacatccaTATGCATGCTGGGTGAACATGCAAATAGCAAAAAGATAGAGACTGACATTAACTGGAGCAGAAATACCTGAAGCTGTAAGACAGCAGTGGTAGCCACTGCTTCTCCATGCCACCCCATTGTCTGTATTGTTTCTCTGTATTATTCCCAGTCTCTGATTTTTACTGACAACTCTGCTACCTTCCTGTATCATTTTAGGTTTTTGGCTTCTTGAACTTCATTCTCTGGGCCGGCAACATCTGGTTTGTGTTTAAGGAAACTGGCTGGACTGCACCTTTCATGCGCTACCCTCCACCTGCTCAGGGAAAGCAGCCTGCTCCCGATTCCTTTGGCACTCCTGGCTATGGTCAAGATGCTAGAGGGTATGGTCAACCCGATCCTTATGGGGCCCCACAAGGAGGCTACCAACCTGAATATGGCCAGCAAGGAGGTTACAGCCAGCAAGGAGGATACAACCAGGGTGGCGACTTCAACCAGGGAGGTTATGGCCAGCAAGGGGCACCAACTTCTTTCTCCAATCAGATGTAAATGGAGAAAAGGAAGGTGGGTAAAATGTAATTGACTCTACTGGTATCAAGCAAATAATCATTAACTGCATGCCTAGTACAGTAGATTACACAGCGTTGGCCATATCATTCCAGTACAGCCCAGAACTTAAAATGTTGCAGACAACAAAATAACCACTgctttattgatatttaataatattgtCAAATCTGCCCCTCACCTGCACCTACTGCATACTTACTTACCCACACCTCACAGACCAGATATCTTCTGGTATATACCAGACATTAAACACTAAACCAGTTCCACAAGGCATGCTGTCTATTACCAACCTGAAAGAATATCAGGAAATCCAGATCAGTCCATACTTTTCAAAATGAATCCAATTTTGACTTGAAATTACATGTCAACAAAGAGTAATCCAAGCATGAGAGCTGGCACAGTAGATTGGCCGAAGGTCTCCAGTACAAACCAAGCTCAAAATAGCCAAAGCAGAATTTCCTCTGCCTAAAACTTTCCCCCAGTGCCGAAGGTTTATTACTGTAATGTCAACAAAACTGTCCAAAGTCATATGTGCAAACATATGTGCATAGAGTCGTTCAAGCATACTgtaaattatactgtattatcCAGTTATCCAGCTCAGACAAACTGACCTGCTTATATTTGCAGTTTGGATCAGCCTTAGATTCCTCAGTGTCCCGATATAAAGCAGAGTAAGAAAAAGAGTTGGGTGAAAGAAAATCAGCCTTCAACCCCTCCAGATTTTATTATAGATGAGCATTACTTATTAGTGTCATTAGTACGGATCCAACTTCTAACCAACATCCATATCCATAACTTCAGTAACCCCAGTACAGACCAGTCTCAGAATGACCAATGTCCTAGTTTAAACCACACTAAGATAGGTAATTAAGTGAAAGTAAATCAGATCTTTAGTCTCTCTATGTACTTCAGCAAGACTTAGCAGTAGGTCCAAGTACAGGCTGGGCTGAGAAGCGTGACTGAATGTACACCAACTTTTGAGTCCTCTGTATCTACGCTTAACTCAACATGACTGATGAGTACCCCAGTACAGACCCATTTCTAATACATTCATACTTCATTATAAGCCAGTATAGTGGCTCATAACCCCCTGTTATGTAGACCATCTTAATTATCCATACCCCCTTATGAACCACCATAGCTGACTAAATTCCCTAGTATAAATTAAAGTCAATAAAGAGTAGCTAAGTGTAAACCATCCTATTGCCAGTgtaaatgaaaagcagaaaacaGATAAATGGTCAGGGTACTACAGGGTAACCCCAATTAATGcactgaaattattaaaaaacaatagtGATATGAGGGCTATTCACAACCAGTGTAtgagtgtgacccgacatttgtgtgatagacatatgcgtgccgacaaaatcgcgacgacaaaatcgcgaaagtttccttaaatatgaattactagtttaaagcatatataataatgtttattttagaagtcaatattatgagacacggcatgccatcagcacagcacgcagatagtccttaagatcatgtcctgcatatgtaggaagaattgcagcaagggcatccttctctcttggcctctctcgcgattttgttgtggtgattttgttggcgcgcatttgtcgaaaaccagttagcgggtttgtcggcgctcatttgtcggtcgcggttttgtcggggcgcatatgtctattgcgcttttgtcagtgaaccTGTAAGAGAGACTTAGTTCCCAGAAGTGGGCCTTACTGGTCAGAGGTCTAGTCAAGAGTGACATCCTGTGGTGCAAGGGCTCTGTAGTGGAGGATGCAGAAGGCTGAAGAACTGAGTGAAGAAGTCATGTCAGTAGTCCTCTGGAGAGTTCTCCTACATTCTAGGGCAAATGAAAATTGCAGTATTGGTTCTATTGCACTCAAATCCTTCCCTCTAAGTACTTGACACCCTCTAAGTACTTGATCATAGAATAGATCAGTGCCCATTATAATAAGCTCATTGTCTAGTGGCGCATTAATGACCTGTGTTCGTATTCTCAAGTCAAATG
It encodes:
- the sypa gene encoding synaptophysin a — encoded protein: MDVANQLAASGQFKVAKEPLGFIKFLQWFFAIFAFATCGSYSGEFKVSVHCKNKTESKLNIEVEFEYPFRLHQVYYDAPTCKGGTPERLFLIGDYSSSAQFFVTIAVFAFLYSMAALATYFFFQTKYRENNKGPMIDFIVTVVFTFMWLVSSAAWAKGLSDVKMATDPERNIDMIEACKITENKCEEVQDPVMSGLNTSVVFGFLNFILWAGNIWFVFKETGWTAPFMRYPPPAQGKQPAPDSFGTPGYGQDARGYGQPDPYGAPQGGYQPEYGQQGGYSQQGGYNQGGDFNQGGYGQQGAPTSFSNQM